In Candidatus Defluviibacterium haderslevense, the following are encoded in one genomic region:
- a CDS encoding caspase family protein encodes MKFYFILILTSFSFVGLSQPAHLVIPKGHLEGVTSVCCSANGKYILSGSRDHTAKVWSTHGLEIETFDFNHEVLAVAFSPDEKQIATGSKDGKISIFTVDGKLVVRIDAHKNSINSLFFSPNGKSILSGSSDNTAKLWNTSGQLEHTFPHKKAINSVSFSSDGKFILTGSDDSTAVVWDLSGNKLSTLIGHKGSVKHVSLCLDHEYLVTGGDDSTAILWNTHGDILQVIKHPGKVHSCDFSPDNQTIVSGCYDGKVKIWNKSGKVLQEFKAHEWGLTSLCFSPNGKAILSGSDDKTLNMFDLNGHLVQHFQGHSHDIHAACFSKDGNFILTGNGDNTAKLWDILNYKYHNFVGHKKRVVSVAASPNGQYLLTGSEDKTAKLWDKHGKEIRSFELPDEVNSVSFSSDGNSILTGCLTGCTKLWDLTGKELQMFKQEEEVSSAVFLPDGKSIVTASKNGVVKHFDLFGSLIFNFNTKSVINSLSVSFDSKQLFTTNNSGQINIWDLKSGKKVQTLGKLKNKLLSVASSSDGNLIASGNHDGGIELINLSNKTTIYLEGHTSKVYSLDFSPDSRFLLSASEDETTKLWNCKTGKEVANLISLDDTDWVVTTPHGLFDASEGAMLHMDYEVGLEDIALEQLKERYYEPGLLEETFGLIETEYHDVPALKSIALYPDLEGKIEGDLLRVKFLARSGGIGKLSFFINHKEVIEDANPSRKTEIQIDLKTYLKFYEEDTNVITLRVYNEEGWLESHAHDFFYFPYKGSKGSETNVANPKTIIHKGKPHLYALVVGTSDYSGTNLDLRFPDLDAAAMAHGLQAVGSRLFDDRVYIRVLSTAGKISQDISTRANIEKTLKEFAEKAGTGDVVICYFSGHGTTYGQAEKNQFYYLTKDIGSENLSDPEIRNNYTVSSGDLTKWLTAIPAHKEVVIFDACHSGKAVEALSSLGAKDLSPSQIRALDRMKDRSGIFIISGSAADAVSYEASKYGQGLLTYSLLQGMSGLSVTEDKRVDLSLLFQYALDKVPEYAKSINKIQVPIVAFPHGGGSFDIGIVDSTVKIKLAQPKPVFIRNIFLDEKNMSDHLNITHTLAEYFRELTAQGADAELIYVDVNEYENAYSIKGLYNVTGNNINLRARVFLGTNSLGEFQLTGDKGNIQGLVEKIMEKISTFMKG; translated from the coding sequence ATGAAATTTTATTTTATTCTAATATTGACTTCGTTTTCTTTCGTTGGATTATCCCAACCTGCTCATTTAGTAATACCCAAAGGTCACCTGGAAGGAGTTACTTCAGTTTGTTGTTCTGCAAATGGAAAATATATTTTGTCCGGAAGTAGAGATCATACTGCTAAAGTATGGAGTACACATGGTCTCGAAATAGAGACGTTTGATTTTAATCATGAAGTTTTAGCGGTTGCATTTTCGCCTGACGAAAAGCAAATTGCAACTGGCAGTAAAGATGGAAAAATTAGTATTTTTACGGTGGATGGGAAATTGGTAGTAAGAATCGACGCTCATAAAAATTCAATCAATTCTTTGTTTTTTTCTCCAAATGGAAAGTCTATACTCTCGGGGAGTAGTGATAATACAGCTAAGTTGTGGAATACAAGCGGCCAATTAGAACATACTTTTCCACATAAGAAAGCGATTAATAGTGTATCCTTTTCTAGTGATGGAAAATTTATTCTTACGGGTAGCGATGATAGCACAGCTGTTGTTTGGGATTTATCTGGTAATAAACTTAGTACATTAATTGGGCATAAGGGATCAGTCAAACATGTAAGTTTATGTTTAGACCATGAATATTTAGTTACTGGTGGTGATGACAGTACCGCAATTTTGTGGAATACTCATGGAGATATATTACAAGTGATCAAACATCCAGGAAAAGTACATTCTTGTGATTTTTCACCTGATAATCAAACCATAGTTTCTGGGTGCTACGATGGGAAAGTAAAGATATGGAATAAATCTGGAAAGGTCCTGCAGGAATTTAAAGCACATGAATGGGGTTTGACTTCATTGTGTTTTTCTCCCAATGGAAAGGCTATCTTGTCTGGAAGTGACGACAAGACTTTGAATATGTTTGATTTAAATGGTCATCTAGTGCAACATTTTCAAGGGCATTCACATGATATTCATGCTGCATGTTTTTCAAAAGATGGGAATTTTATTTTAACTGGAAATGGCGACAATACAGCTAAGCTCTGGGATATACTTAATTATAAATACCATAATTTTGTAGGTCATAAAAAACGAGTTGTTTCTGTTGCGGCTTCACCAAATGGTCAATATTTACTTACCGGTAGCGAAGATAAAACTGCAAAGTTATGGGATAAACATGGTAAAGAAATTAGATCATTTGAATTACCTGATGAAGTAAATTCTGTTTCATTTTCAAGTGATGGTAATTCAATATTAACAGGTTGTTTGACCGGATGTACAAAATTGTGGGATTTGACTGGTAAGGAATTACAAATGTTTAAGCAAGAAGAAGAAGTAAGTTCAGCTGTTTTTTTACCTGATGGCAAATCTATTGTGACAGCCAGCAAGAATGGTGTAGTCAAGCATTTCGATTTATTCGGATCATTGATTTTTAATTTTAATACCAAATCTGTTATAAATAGTTTATCAGTATCCTTTGACAGCAAGCAGTTATTTACAACAAATAATAGTGGACAAATAAATATATGGGATCTTAAGTCTGGAAAAAAAGTCCAAACACTTGGAAAATTAAAAAATAAATTATTGTCAGTCGCGAGTTCATCAGACGGAAATTTAATTGCATCAGGTAATCATGACGGTGGCATTGAATTGATTAATCTTTCCAATAAAACTACTATTTATCTTGAAGGACATACTTCAAAAGTATATTCTTTAGATTTTTCACCAGATAGCAGATTTTTGTTATCTGCAAGTGAAGATGAAACCACGAAATTATGGAATTGTAAAACTGGAAAAGAAGTTGCAAATCTAATATCTTTAGATGATACCGATTGGGTAGTTACTACACCACATGGATTGTTTGATGCTTCTGAAGGTGCCATGTTGCATATGGATTATGAGGTTGGATTGGAGGATATTGCGCTTGAACAATTAAAAGAGCGGTATTATGAACCAGGATTACTTGAAGAAACTTTTGGATTAATAGAAACTGAATACCATGATGTGCCAGCATTAAAAAGTATAGCTTTATATCCGGATTTAGAAGGTAAAATTGAGGGTGATTTATTACGTGTGAAATTTCTTGCACGATCTGGAGGAATAGGTAAACTAAGTTTTTTTATTAATCATAAAGAAGTCATTGAAGATGCTAATCCAAGCAGAAAAACTGAAATTCAAATTGATTTAAAAACATATCTAAAATTTTATGAAGAGGATACCAATGTAATAACCTTAAGGGTATACAATGAGGAGGGGTGGTTGGAAAGTCATGCTCACGATTTTTTTTATTTTCCCTATAAAGGTAGTAAAGGATCAGAAACTAATGTAGCTAATCCAAAAACCATCATTCATAAAGGCAAGCCCCATTTGTATGCATTAGTAGTCGGTACTTCTGATTATTCAGGGACTAATTTGGATTTAAGGTTTCCTGATTTGGATGCTGCTGCAATGGCGCATGGACTTCAAGCAGTAGGATCTAGGTTATTTGATGACCGGGTTTATATCAGGGTATTATCAACTGCAGGTAAGATTTCTCAGGATATTTCAACTCGAGCTAATATAGAAAAAACGCTTAAAGAATTTGCTGAAAAAGCAGGAACTGGAGATGTGGTTATTTGTTATTTTTCTGGCCATGGAACAACTTATGGGCAAGCAGAAAAAAATCAATTTTATTATTTAACCAAGGACATTGGAAGTGAAAATTTAAGTGATCCAGAAATAAGAAATAATTATACGGTGTCATCAGGTGATTTGACTAAGTGGTTAACGGCCATTCCTGCTCATAAAGAAGTTGTTATATTTGATGCTTGCCATTCGGGAAAAGCAGTTGAAGCTTTATCTTCATTAGGAGCAAAAGATTTGAGTCCATCACAAATTAGAGCGTTGGATCGGATGAAAGATAGATCAGGTATTTTTATTATTTCGGGAAGTGCTGCAGACGCAGTTAGTTATGAGGCTAGTAAATATGGGCAGGGTTTATTGACTTATAGTTTGCTGCAAGGGATGAGTGGATTGTCTGTTACAGAAGATAAAAGAGTTGATTTGTCTTTACTTTTTCAATATGCACTGGACAAGGTTCCGGAATATGCTAAGAGTATTAATAAAATCCAAGTTCCCATTGTTGCATTTCCACATGGGGGAGGAAGCTTTGATATTGGTATTGTTGATTCTACGGTTAAAATAAAACTAGCCCAACCCAAACCTGTATTTATTAGAAATATCTTTTTAGATGAAAAGAATATGTCCGATCATCTAAATATTACACATACACTTGCAGAATATTTTAGAGAACTAACTGCGCAGGGTGCAGATGCTGAATTAATATATGTGGATGTCAATGAATATGAAAATGCATATTCAATAAAAGGTTTATACAATGTAACCGGAAATAACATAAACTTAAGAGCTAGAGTATTTTTAGGCACTAATTCTTTAGGTGAATTTCAATTAACTGGAGACAAGGGAAATATCCAAGGATTGGTTGAAAAAATTATGGAAAAAATTTCCACCTTTATGAAGGGTTGA